In a single window of the Sediminicoccus sp. KRV36 genome:
- the fliN gene encoding flagellar motor switch protein FliN, with amino-acid sequence MSDATDDFEPATPGTPLGGERAASLPRDLEAVYDIPVQVSAVLGRATMQVSQLLKLGRGAVVELDRKLGEAVDIYVNNRLVARGEVVMVEDNRLGITMTEIVKADRGI; translated from the coding sequence ATGAGCGACGCCACGGATGATTTCGAACCGGCGACACCCGGCACGCCGCTGGGCGGCGAGCGCGCGGCCAGCCTGCCGCGTGACCTGGAGGCGGTCTATGACATTCCCGTGCAGGTCAGCGCCGTGCTGGGACGTGCCACGATGCAGGTGAGCCAGCTGCTCAAGCTCGGCCGTGGCGCCGTGGTGGAGCTGGACCGCAAGCTGGGCGAGGCGGTGGATATCTACGTCAATAACCGCCTGGTCGCGCGCGGCGAGGTGGTGATGGTGGAGGATAACCGCCTTGGCATCACCATGACGGAAATCGTCAAGGCGGATCGCGGGATATGA
- the fliG gene encoding flagellar motor switch protein FliG, with the protein MSARTKLRGTQKAAILMLALGEEHATRFFARLHEDEIRDLSHAMSQLGSVSAETVAAICDEFAAQIGQAGSLIGSYENTERLLLRTLPPERVNQIMEEIRGPAGRTIFDKLGNVNETVLANYLKNEYPQTVAVVLTKVKPDHAARVLSLLPDGFAMEVVMRMLRIDNVQKEALEGVERTLKMEFMSNLARSTRRDAHEMMADIFNGLDRQAESRIMAALEERNFESAERIRALMFTFDDLKRLDPAGLQTLLRSVEKERLTLALKGAAEEMRDLFFRNMTERAAKLLRDDITALGPVRLKDVDEAQAAVVAAAKDLAAQGQIQLSEGKDDQLVE; encoded by the coding sequence GTGAGCGCCCGGACCAAGCTGCGCGGAACGCAGAAGGCCGCGATCCTGATGCTCGCCCTGGGCGAGGAGCATGCCACGCGCTTCTTCGCCCGGCTGCATGAGGATGAAATCCGCGACCTCTCCCACGCCATGTCCCAGCTCGGCTCGGTCTCCGCCGAGACGGTGGCGGCGATCTGCGATGAATTCGCCGCCCAGATCGGCCAGGCGGGCAGCCTCATCGGCTCCTATGAGAACACGGAACGGCTGCTGCTGCGGACCCTGCCGCCCGAAAGGGTGAACCAGATCATGGAGGAAATCCGGGGTCCGGCCGGCCGCACCATCTTCGACAAGCTCGGCAATGTGAATGAGACGGTGCTGGCGAACTACCTGAAGAATGAATACCCGCAGACCGTCGCCGTCGTGCTGACCAAGGTGAAGCCCGATCACGCGGCGCGCGTCCTCTCCCTGCTGCCCGATGGCTTCGCCATGGAGGTCGTGATGCGGATGCTGCGCATCGACAATGTGCAGAAGGAGGCGCTGGAAGGCGTCGAGCGCACGCTCAAGATGGAGTTCATGTCGAACCTCGCACGCTCCACGCGGCGGGACGCGCATGAGATGATGGCCGATATCTTCAACGGCCTGGATCGCCAGGCCGAGAGCCGCATCATGGCCGCGCTGGAAGAGCGCAACTTCGAATCGGCCGAGCGTATCCGCGCGCTGATGTTCACCTTCGATGACCTCAAGCGCCTCGATCCGGCCGGGCTGCAGACGCTGCTGCGCTCGGTCGAGAAGGAACGCCTCACCCTCGCGCTGAAGGGCGCGGCCGAGGAGATGCGGGACCTCTTCTTCCGCAACATGACCGAGCGTGCCGCCAAGCTGCTGCGCGATGACATCACCGCCCTCGGCCCGGTGCGGCTGAAGGATGTGGATGAGGCGCAGGCGGCCGTCGTCGCCGCCGCGAAGGACCTCGCCGCCCAGGGGCAGATCCAGCTTTCGGAGGGCAAGGATGACCAGCTCGTTGAATGA